A genomic segment from Vagococcus zengguangii encodes:
- a CDS encoding VanZ family protein yields the protein MKERKHHTISALLLMLYLIILTWLVLLKLGFNYQELVTGVHRLNLIPFKGTAIINGALDKKELLANVAVFVPFGLLLSMNFSKMRFSSKWLLIFLTSFGYEAIQYWLTIGGADITDLINNTLGGFIGLVLYDILELIFRKKARLNAFLNICGVILLIIFLGLAVMLYLGNK from the coding sequence ATGAAAGAGCGAAAACATCATACGATTTCAGCGTTATTATTGATGCTATACTTAATAATATTAACATGGTTAGTGTTATTGAAACTTGGATTTAACTATCAAGAACTGGTTACTGGTGTCCATCGTTTAAATTTGATTCCATTTAAAGGGACTGCGATAATCAATGGTGCTTTAGACAAAAAAGAATTATTAGCAAATGTGGCAGTATTTGTGCCTTTTGGATTACTGTTATCAATGAATTTTTCAAAGATGAGATTTAGCTCCAAATGGTTATTGATTTTCTTAACAAGTTTTGGTTACGAAGCCATTCAGTATTGGTTAACAATCGGTGGGGCAGATATTACGGATTTAATTAATAATACATTAGGTGGATTTATTGGCTTGGTTTTATATGATATTTTAGAGTTAATATTCCGTAAAAAAGCACGTCTCAATGCTTTTTTAAATATTTGTGGCGTTATCTTGTTAATCATTTTTTTAGGACTTGCTGTGATGCTGTATTTAGGTAATAAATAA
- a CDS encoding diacylglycerol/lipid kinase family protein: MHSLHLHIIANENAGSGNGMHSLQQVKNYLIEHNLPYTIHLSEYAGHAIELAQTLAQSTLKPWHEASDVNSSPFPLLVALGGDGTVFEIQNGLSEFPLIPFGYIPSGSGNDFARSADIPREPIEALKQLLASTAPTSIYSLLYQENTTNETYLISNNLGIGLDAAIVAKANESQNKTTLNKLKLGSLAYLFSMIGLLFKQKGYPLTVDDGQQQKKFKKAFLATSSKHPYFGGGVKILPNASLYEPELELIVVEKISYLKIASLLLKLTKGTHVDSPYAHIFRSKELNLYTETKQYGQMNGEAITPRPFKVNLTSVERLLWK; this comes from the coding sequence ATGCACTCATTACATTTACATATTATTGCGAACGAAAATGCCGGAAGCGGCAACGGGATGCACTCATTACAACAAGTAAAAAATTATCTCATTGAACATAACTTACCTTATACTATTCATCTATCTGAATATGCAGGACACGCAATTGAACTAGCACAAACGTTAGCTCAATCGACTTTAAAACCTTGGCATGAAGCTTCGGACGTAAACTCTAGTCCTTTTCCCTTGCTAGTTGCTCTAGGTGGTGACGGCACAGTGTTTGAAATCCAAAACGGCTTGTCTGAATTTCCGCTTATCCCATTTGGTTACATCCCAAGTGGCTCAGGTAACGATTTCGCTAGAAGTGCAGACATTCCAAGAGAACCAATTGAGGCTCTAAAACAACTACTAGCAAGTACTGCGCCAACAAGCATTTATTCCTTACTTTATCAAGAAAATACCACAAATGAAACTTACTTAATTTCAAATAACTTAGGCATTGGCTTAGACGCGGCCATCGTCGCTAAGGCGAATGAATCTCAAAATAAGACGACTTTAAACAAATTAAAGCTAGGTTCGCTAGCTTACCTATTTTCGATGATTGGTTTATTGTTTAAACAGAAAGGCTATCCCTTAACGGTTGATGATGGTCAACAACAAAAAAAATTTAAAAAAGCTTTTCTAGCTACAAGTAGTAAGCATCCTTATTTCGGTGGTGGCGTTAAAATTTTACCAAATGCTAGTTTGTACGAACCGGAGTTAGAGTTAATAGTTGTTGAAAAAATTAGTTACCTGAAGATTGCAAGTTTGTTATTGAAATTAACTAAAGGTACACACGTTGACAGTCCTTATGCTCATATCTTCCGTTCTAAAGAATTAAATTTATATACAGAAACTAAACAATATGGTCAAATGAATGGTGAAGCGATTACCCCACGTCCATTTAAAGTCAACTTAACCTCGGTTGAACGACTGCTTTGGAAATAA
- a CDS encoding QueT transporter family protein, which yields MASKKTTSLIMNGVIAAIYLALTIIVNPVASGPIQFRISESLNHIVVFNKRLLWGVFSGVLLYNMMFSEFGILDVAFGGTQTLGSLLMTALLSRVIKDKKKLLVANTLVFSLSMCLIALMLNMAVEAPFWVTYGWTFVSELFIMVISAPIMYAIDKRVNFKKY from the coding sequence ATGGCATCAAAAAAAACAACAAGCTTAATTATGAATGGGGTTATCGCAGCTATTTACTTAGCGTTAACAATTATTGTCAATCCCGTGGCATCTGGTCCTATCCAGTTTAGAATTTCAGAAAGTTTGAATCACATTGTCGTCTTTAATAAACGATTATTGTGGGGTGTCTTTTCGGGCGTTCTACTATATAATATGATGTTTTCAGAATTTGGTATTTTAGATGTAGCCTTTGGAGGTACACAAACTCTAGGTTCATTGTTAATGACAGCTTTGTTAAGTCGCGTGATTAAAGATAAAAAGAAATTATTAGTCGCAAATACGTTAGTGTTCAGTTTAAGCATGTGTTTGATCGCCTTAATGCTAAACATGGCAGTCGAAGCCCCATTTTGGGTAACATACGGTTGGACCTTCGTCAGTGAATTATTCATCATGGTCATCTCAGCACCAATCATGTACGCCATCGATAAACGCGTTAATTTTAAAAAGTATTAA